In Oryza brachyantha chromosome 1, ObraRS2, whole genome shotgun sequence, the following are encoded in one genomic region:
- the LOC102720560 gene encoding uncharacterized protein At4g18257 yields MSSPGDAAPPSEASASVSAAQEAGQQGGPTRERRMESLGWLTESAVMPKKHKAIEGVGAASILDLKAQLYRTQEEARKPGAHDAAAAAAASGEFRRAKKRAAPSDPLGAKNSGVDARAHKDKLELKAVKDGSVSYAALEKKAELYEKLSRGEIPDEEDKEKYCVDFFQKSFDHVYEPRQPESESAIDSAEPENGNDDSVASAKPMGLGRTGTTIDRDEHKRFVREVHEEVSEARQKASTMKSRRQEQEAARREKLRQAYLKKRLEKLIAEKQASSATDDLPAS; encoded by the exons ATGTCGTCGCCGGGAGATGCCGCGCCTCCGTCGGAGGCCTCGGCCTCGGTATCGGCGGCGCAGGAGGCGGGGCAGCAGGGGGGCCCGACGAGGGAGCGGCGGATGGAGTCGCTCGGGTGGCTGACGGAGTCGGCGGTGAtgccgaagaagcacaaggCCATCGAGGGCGTCGGCGCCGCGTCCATCCTCGACCTCAAGGCGCAGCTCTACCGCACGCAGGAGGAGGCCCGCAAGCCCGGCGCCCacgacgctgccgccgcggcggcagcctCGGGCGAGTTCCGGCGCGCTAAGAAGCGAGCCGCGCCCTCCGACCCCCTCGGGGCGAAGAATTCCGGCGTCGATGCCCGCGCCCACAA AGATAAGTTGGAGCTGAAAGCTGTGAAGGATGGTTCGGTAAGTTATGCTGCCTTAGAAAAGAAGGCAGAGTTGTATGAAAAATTATCTAGAGGTGAGATACCTGATGAAGAAGACAAGGAAAAATATTGTGTCGATTTCTTCCAAAAGAGTTTCGATCATGTCTATGAGCCACGACAACCAGAGAGCGAAAGTGCCATTGACAGTGCAGAACCAGAAAATGGCAATGATGATTCTGTGGCAAGTGCGAAACCAATGGGCCTTGGCCGAACTGGCACTACTATTGACAGGGATGAGCACAAGCGTTTTGTTAG GGAGGTTCACGAGGAAGTAAGTGAGGCAAGGCAGAAGGCTTCAACAATGAAATCCCGACGACAAGAGCAGGAGGCTGCTCGAAGAGAGAAACTCAGGCAAGCTTATCTCAAGAAACGCCTGGAGAAGTTAATTGCTGAAAAACAAGCATCTTCGGCCACCGACGACCTACCGGCTAGCTAA
- the LOC102713233 gene encoding uncharacterized protein LOC102713233: MAVEADIAPAAESGGKAATEGVKRRGGWVKRMTAPVTRRRGHYSPVGGELHAAAGEDEGPERRGGWLRRMMLPRDQCVHVQHRQRWWKLQGGGGSGSSSRLVAGLSRSLRWKATAGSLSGGWAAAAADAVSFRVMYVVEAVVLGLALSCFFCCCGCQI, from the coding sequence ATGGCCGTGGAGGCCGATATAGCGCCGGCGGCTGAGAGCGGTGGcaaggcggcgacggagggagtgAAGCGGCGGGGAGGGTGGGTGAAGAGGATGACGGCGCCGGTGACGAGGAGGCGGGGGCACTACTCGCCCGTGGGCGGCGAGCTGcatgcggcggcgggcgaggaCGAGGGGCCGGAGAGGCGGGGCGGGTGGCTGCGGCGGATGATGCTGCCGCGGGACCAGTGCGTGCACGTGCAGCACCGGCAGCGGTGGTGGAAGCTGCAGGGCGGGGGCGGGTCGGGGTCGTCGTCGAGGCTGGTGGCGGGGCTGTCGCGGTCGCTGCGGtggaaggcgacggcggggagccTGAGCGGcggctgggcggcggcggcggccgacgccgTGTCGTTCCGCGTGATGTACGTGGTGGAGGCCGTCGTGCTCGGCCTCGCGCTCTCCTgcttcttctgctgctgcggctgccaGATATAA
- the LOC102720281 gene encoding high mobility group B protein 14 yields MKTRSQTAPKPLKTVRLPPTKPSPKPPPPPPPSSRKKAQPLVDRRRPKKPPTAFFYFMEDFRKTFKEENPSVKSMQEVGKACGEKWNTMIFEERVKYYDLATEKRAEYEKAMAEYNKKKESGEFSEESDCD; encoded by the exons aTGAAGACGAGGTCGCAGACGGCGCCGAAGCCGCTCAAGACGGTGCGGCTGCCGCCCACCAAGCCGAGccccaagccgccgccgccgccgccgccgtcttccaGGAAGAAGGCGCAGCCCCTCGTCGACCGGCGACGCCCCAAGAAGCCCCCCACTGCCTTCTTCTATTTCAT GGAGGATTTTCGGAAAACTTTCAAGGAAGAAAACCCAAGTGTAAAATCAATGCAAGAA GTAGGGAAGGCATGTGGCGAGAAATGGAATACAATGATATTTGAG GAAAGGGTGAAGTATTATGATCTAGCGACAGAGAAGCGTGCAGAGTATGAGAAGGCGATGGCTGAATATAACAAGAAAAAG GAAAGCGGTGAATTCTCTGAGGAATCAGATTGCGACTAG
- the LOC121054886 gene encoding GDSL esterase/lipase At4g10955-like, translating to MAKTAPEQKAVTPPAAATTTTAASPFEFQVYGPRNLSPPTWRDLLRSSWKNANYRRMVIACFIQGVYLLELDRQEKRDERTGLAPQWWRAFKYRLAQALVDERDGSIYGAVLEWDRLAALSDYIPFRPTGAPAAVVALRGTLLTTPTFRRDVYDDLRFLAWDSLKGSVRFAGALGALRAAADRFGAGSVCVGGHSLGAGFALQVGKALAKQGVFVECHVFNPPSVSLAMSLKGFAETAGELWGRVRSWLPYGGSTASAAGGGDGEEAKASLARAGMGKWLPHLYINTNDYICCYYNDAAGGTATVAAGDGSPNGKTAARGSGGAGSGGVARMLVASKGPTKFLDAHGLHQWWADDVELQVALNHSKLIDRQLRSLYAAPPPAAS from the exons ATGGCCAAGACGGCGCCGGAGCAGAAAGCTgtgacgccgccggcggcggcgacgacgacgaccgcggcCAGCCCGTTCGAGTTCCAGGTCTATGGCCCACGCAATCTGTCGCCCCCGACCTGGAGAGACCTCCTTCGCTCGAGCTG gAAGAACGCCAACTACCGGCGAATGGTGATCGCGTGCTTCATCCAGGGGGTGTACCTGCTGGAGCTCGACCGGCAGGAGAAGCGCGACGAGCGCACCGGCCTGGCGCCGCAGTGGTGGCGGGCGTTCAAGTACAGGCTCGCGCAGGCGCTCGTCGACGAGCGGGACGGCTCCATCTACGGCGCCGTGCTCGAGTGGGACCGCCTGGCGGCGCTGTCCGACTACATCCCGTTCCGCCCCACcggcgcgccggccgccgtcgtcgcgctgcGCGGCACGCTGCTCACGACGCCCACGTTCCGGCGGGACGTCTACGACGACCTCCGGTTCCTGGCGTGGGACAGCCTCAAGGGCTCCGTCCGCTTCGCCGGCGCGCTGGGGGcgctgcgcgccgccgcggacaGGTTCGGCGCCGGGAGCGTGTGCGTCGGCGGCCACTCGCTGGGCGCCGGGTTCGCGCTCCAGGTGGGCAAGGCGCTCGCCAAGCAGGGCGTCTTCGTGGAGTGCCACGTGTTCAACCCGCCGTCCGTGTCGCTGGCCATGAGCCTCAAGGGCTTCGCCGAGACGGCCGGCGAGCTGTGGGGCCGCGTGCGGTCGTGGCTCCCCTACGGGGGCTCGACGGCGTcggccgcgggcggcggcgacggcgaagaggCGAAGGCGTCgctggcgcgcgcggggaTGGGAAAGTGGCTGCCGCACCTGTACATCAACACCAACGACTACATCTGCTGCTACTACAACGACGCAgcgggcggcacggcgaccgtGGCGGCAGGTGACGGGAGCCCGAACGGcaagacggcggcgcgggggagcggcggcgctggcagcggcggcgtggcgaggATGCTGGTGGCGTCCAAGGGGCCGACCAAGTTCTTGGACGCACACGGGCTGCACCAGTGGTGGGCCGACGACGTCGAGCTCCAGGTGGCGCTCAACCACAGCAAGCTCATCGACCGGCAGCTCAGGTCGCTctacgccgcgccgccgcccgcggcaaGCTAG
- the LOC102720836 gene encoding uncharacterized protein LOC102720836 — protein MACSFPPSSAARLQAVDAAATAGAMRSGRVAPRTAVSPAHRSLGAGCKAAARQDGTSASATQDPTISVSSARTQLDLLDQLASPTSDAIGLENGAPPAEPRARTTIREQLSALFGERGGEFTLPLGKKLKEGLKNLNSLTVSQRRNIKRQALLTKVSGRNDSVFFATVGAFVLVPPLAILAIAVLTGYVQLLP, from the exons ATGGCGTGCAGCTTCCCGCCTTCCTCCGCGGCGAGGCTCCAGGCcgtggacgcggcggcgacggcgggggccATGAGGAGCGGCAGGGTCGCCCCCAGGACGGCCGTTTCCCCCGCGCACAGATCGCTGGGCGCCGGCTGCAAGGCTGCCGCCCGTCAGGACGGCAcgagcgcgagcgcgacgCAGGACCCCACCATATCAG TTTCTTCGGCGCGCACCCAGTTGGATCTCCTGGATCAACTGGCATCCCCTACATCTGATGCCATCG GCCTGGAGAACGGCGCTCCTCCTGCAGAACCTCGTGCGCGAACCACTATCCGCGAGCAGCTCTCCGCGCTGTTCGGTGAGAGGGGCGGCGAGTTCACCCTCCCGTTGGGCAAGAAGCTCAAGGAAGGCCTGAAGAACCTCAACTCCCTGACCGTCTCCCAGAGGAGGAACATCAAGAGGCAGGCCCTGCTCACCAAGGTCAGTGGACGTAACGACTCGGTGTTCTTCGCTACCGTCGGCGCGTTCGTCCTAGTGCCACCTTTGGCCATCCTAGCTATTGCGGTCCTGACTGGCTATGTCCAGCTCTTGCCATGA
- the LOC102713509 gene encoding lipid phosphate phosphatase 2-like, translated as MHRREEEASVQASSVQGGSSSSTRPADAPAERAFPIRSHGAGVARSHAYDWVALLLLVAVDGLLNVIEPFHRFVGAGMMTDLRYPMKSNTVPLWAVPIVAVIGPVIIFTAVYIRKRNVYDLHHAVLGILFSVLITGVITDAIKDAVGRPRPNFFWRCFPDGKGVFDKVTTGAICHGDPSVIKEGHKSFPSGHTSWSFAGLGFLSWYLAGKIAVFDRRGHVAKLCVVLAPLLVAAMVAISRVDDYWHHWQDVFTGAILGMTIASVCYLQFFPAPSHKEGFWPHAHPGNISERRKNSESQVQGTREPLDAMETGRGGQ; from the exons ATGCAtagaagagaggaggaggcatcAGTGCAGGCCTCGTCGGTGCAGgggggcagcagcagcagcacgcgcCCGGCCGATGCTCCGGCCGAGCGCGCGTTCCCGATACGGTCacacggcgccggcgtggcgaGGTCGCACGCCTACGACTGGGTCGCGCTGCTCCTCCtggtcgccgtcgacggcctCCTCAACGTCATCGAGCCCTTCCACCGgttcgtcggcgccggcatgATGACCGACCTCCGGTACCCCATGAAGAGCAACACCGTCCCCCTCTGGGCCGTCCCG ATCGTCGCTGTCATTGGGCCCGTGATTATCTTCACCGCCGTCTACATCAGGAAGAGGAACGTCTACGATCTGCACCATGCTGTGCTAG GCATTCTGTTCTCGGTGCTGATTACCGGCGTCATCACCGACGCGATCAaggacgccgtcggccggccgcggccgaACTTCTTCTGGCGCTGCTTCCCCGACGGAAAAGGG gtGTTCGACAAAGTCACCACGGGTGCCATCTGCCACGGCGACCCGAGCGTGATCAAGGAAGGGCACAAGAGCTTCCCGAGCGGGCACACGTCAT GGTCTTTCGCCGGTCTGGGGTTCCTGTCGTGGTACCTCGCCGGGAAGATCGCCGTGTTCGACCGGCGCGGGCACGTCGCCAAGCTCTGCGTCGTCCTCGCGCCTCTGCTCGTCGCGGCGATGGTCGCCATCTCGAGGGTGGACGACTACTGGCACCACTGGCAAGACGTGTTCACGGGGGCCATCCTTG GGATGACGATTGCCTCTGTTTGCTATCTTCAGTTCTTCCCAGCTCCATCACATAAGGAAG GGTTCTGGCCTCACGCGCACCCCGGCAACATctcggagaggaggaaaaacAGCGAGAGCCAGGTGCAAGGCACCAGAGAACCACTGGACGCAATGGAGACCGGCAGGGGAGGCCAATGA